TTGGCCCCAGAGGAagccttatgtttttttttttcctggatctTTTTGGCCCAAACTCTGGAACTCTGGTGGGCAAGTCTGACCCTAACCATGACTGTCCCTCTTTTGGCAGCCACAAAGAAACGACTTGCAGGTCAAAGATGAGCTCCAAGCCATATGAAAGTTATCCATCGTAATATTTCAGTGGTAGGGTGTGGGGTCAGCTAGGAGACTATGGTCTTTCAGTCATTTACTTGGCATTAGGAGATTAGAAATCACCAATGTTACCCGAATAGAAAAAGTCACTAATATAGTATTATAGTGGCAACGATACATTGCTTCCACTGGTGAAGTAAtacagtctgcaaattgcacTTATATTCTTACTACTCCTTACTCCATTGTGTTCTCAGGGTGAAGATAATGGAAAATCAGAGCAGTGTGACACACTTTTTCTTGATTGGGTTTACTATCTCTGTAGAGCTCCAGTTCTTTCTTTTTGTGGTTTTCTTTGCCATCTACCTATTGACTATCACTGCTAATGTTGCAATCATTAGTTTGGTTCGTGTAGACAACAGACTTCATACTCCTATGTATTTTCTTCTTAGCCAGCTCTCTTTCCTAGAGATCTGGTATACATCATCCATCGCTCCAAAGCTCTTAAGTAATTTGGCTGGCTGGAAAAGCATTTCATTATCTGGCTGTCTCtcacaaatttatttttatttctctttGGGTTCCACAGAGTTTTTCCTGCTTGGAGTGATGGCCATTGATCGTTACTTGGCTATTTGTAACCCACTGCGTTATCAGTCCATCATGAATGGTCAAGTATGTCTACAGGCTACTGCAGCTTGCTGGTCCGTTGCctttgtgtctgtgttttttctAGTACTTCTTATATCCCGCTTGACATTTTGCCAACCTGCTGTCATCAACCACTTCTTCTGTGACCTTCCACCTGTTCTCAAGCTTTCATGTGAAGATACCTTTCTAGAGGAAATTATTGTCTTTCTTTTCGCTTGTAGCATCATTCTTACCTCATTGCTGTTGACTATTGTATCTTACGTGTTCATCCTTTCTACTATATTTAAAATACCATCCAGTAAGGGTAGGAAAAAAGCCTTCTCCACATGTGCCTCCCATTTCTCAGTGGTCACTATTCTCTATGGCACAGTCATATTTATTTATGTTCGTCCCAGTGTGTCCTACTCAATGAATGTCAACAAGGTCATGGCTGTTTTCAACACAGTAGTAACTCCTTTACTCAACCCTTTGATTTATTGCCTACGGAACAAAGAAGTAAAAGAAACTCTTAGGAAAGTGATGAACACAAGGCGTTCACAGATAGATGGTATAACCTATTACAGTAAGTTTGTTCGATAGGCAGACATTGTGAAAAGGATTCCAAATATGAGCAATTTACAGAAGACAAAGCACTGTACAATACTGGGCAAGagtgtgatctcatcaaatgtaaAGTATGGAATTAACGGCTTATTATCATGGCATCACCCTCCAAGTATTAGGTATCAGTGTACACACCTTACTGTCAAATAATGCAATAATTTTACATCTGTTTTACATCAACATCCC
This portion of the Bufo gargarizans isolate SCDJY-AF-19 chromosome 1, ASM1485885v1, whole genome shotgun sequence genome encodes:
- the LOC122928317 gene encoding olfactory receptor 6M1-like, producing MENQSSVTHFFLIGFTISVELQFFLFVVFFAIYLLTITANVAIISLVRVDNRLHTPMYFLLSQLSFLEIWYTSSIAPKLLSNLAGWKSISLSGCLSQIYFYFSLGSTEFFLLGVMAIDRYLAICNPLRYQSIMNGQVCLQATAACWSVAFVSVFFLVLLISRLTFCQPAVINHFFCDLPPVLKLSCEDTFLEEIIVFLFACSIILTSLLLTIVSYVFILSTIFKIPSSKGRKKAFSTCASHFSVVTILYGTVIFIYVRPSVSYSMNVNKVMAVFNTVVTPLLNPLIYCLRNKEVKETLRKVMNTRRSQIDGITYYSKFVR